In Mustelus asterias unplaced genomic scaffold, sMusAst1.hap1.1 HAP1_SCAFFOLD_124, whole genome shotgun sequence, the following are encoded in one genomic region:
- the LOC144484733 gene encoding histone H1-like yields MTETAAAETAPPAAPAQVKSPRKKKAAPRPAAAGPKFGEQILNVVAVCCDRKGMSLAAIKKALAGSGVDVGKRVSQIRLTIKRKVETGSLVQTKGQGASGSFKLAKKESPGKMGKKAKKPTAKKSLVKKTAAKKVTTKKAAAKKPAAKKPAAKKTPVKKSTVKKTSSKKAATPKKVVKKAALKKKSPVKKVTGGKSVKKVTKSKAKPKVKAAKAKKASGKK; encoded by the coding sequence atgactgaaactgcagccgccgaaacggctcctccagccgctcccgctcaagtGAAGTCTCCCAGGAAGAAGAAGGCGGCTCCCCGACCTGCGGCAGCCGGTCCCAAGTTCGGCGAGCAGATCCTCAATGTTGTGGCGGTTTGCTGCGATCGCAAGGGGATGTCCCTGGCCGCGataaagaaagctttggctggcagcggagtggatgtggggaagcgcgTCTCCCAGATCAGGTTAACTATCAAGAGGAAGGTGGAGACAGGGTCTCTGGTGCAGACAAAGGGACAGGGCGCCTCCGGCTCCTTCAAACTCGCTAAGAAGGAAAGCCcggggaaaatgggaaagaaggCGAAGAAACCAACAGCCAAGAAATCTTTAGTAAAGAAAACAGCGGCCAAGAAGGTGACAACAAAGAAAGCAGCAGCGAAGAAACCCgcagccaagaaacccgcagcaaagaaaactccagtgaagaaatcaacagtgaagaaaacaagcagcaagaaggcggcaactccaaaaaaggtggtgaagaaagcagccctgaagaaaaagtctcctgtgaagaaggtgacgggcggaaagtctgtcaaaaaagtgactaaatcgaaggccaaacccaaagtgaaagcagcaaaagcgaagaaagcgtcaggaaagaagtga
- the LOC144484734 gene encoding histone H3 — MARTKQTARKSTGGKAPRKQLATKAARKSAPATGGVKKPHRYRPGTVALREIRRYQKSTELLIRKLPFQRLVREIAQDFKTDLRFQSSAVMALQEASEAYLVGLFEDTNLCAIHAKRVTIMPKDIQLARRIRGERA, encoded by the coding sequence ATGGCCAGGACCAAGCAGACAGCGCGCAAATCGACCGGAGGGAAAGCTCCTCGCAAACAGCTGGCTACCAAAGCGGCCCGGAAGAGCGCTCCAGCCACGGGCGGAGTGAAGAAGCCTCATCGCTACAGACCCGGCACTGTGGCTCTGAGGGAGATCCGCCGCTACCAGAAATCCACCGAGCTGCTGATCCGCAAACTGCCCTTCCAGCGCCTGGTGCGAGAGATCGCTCAGGACTTCAAGACAGATCTGCGGTTCCAGAGCTCGGCCGTCATGGCCCTGCAGGAGGCCAGCGAGGCTTACCTGGTGGGGCTCTTTGAGGACACCAATCTGTGCGCCATCCACGCCAAGCGAGTCACCATCATGCCCAAAGACATCCAGCTGGCCCGCCGCATCCGCGGGGAACGCGCCTAA
- the LOC144484716 gene encoding histone H2A-like: MSGRGKSGGKARAKAKSRSSRAGLQFPVGRVHRLLRKGNYAERVGAGAPVYLAAVLEYLTAEILELAGNAARDNKKTRIIPRHLQLAVRNDEELNKLLGGVTIAQGGVLPNIQAVLLPKKSSAGTAKSK, from the coding sequence atgtctggaagaggaaagagcggcgggaaagctcgggccaaggccaagtctcgctcctcccgggctggactgcagttcccggtgggccgtgttcacaggctcctgagaaagggcaactatgctgagcgtgtgggtgccggagccccggtctatctggctgctgtgctcgagtatctgaccgctgaaatcctggagctggccgggaacgcggcccgggacaacaagaagacccgcatcatccccagacacctgcagctggccgtccgcaacgacgaggagctcaacaagctgctgggagggGTGACCATCGCTCAGGGCGGGGTGCTGCCTAATATCCAGGCCGTGCTGCTGCCCAAGAAAAGCAGCGCTGGGACCGCGAAGAGCAAGTGA